One window of the Deltaproteobacteria bacterium genome contains the following:
- a CDS encoding SDR family oxidoreductase codes for MKLEDLKIIITGAGGGMGAYFAKQIALAGGQVAAGDVNEEGLAALAAETADAPGTVHTRRLDVVSEADTEAFTDWAADKMGGLNGVISNAGILRDGLLVKKDRKTGEIIKMSRDNWQAVIDVNLTGATWIVRDAVAKMVALGNGGVVINMSSLARHGNRGQSNYVAAKAALAANTVTWAREFAPFGIRVGAIAPGMVETPMTRGMNQKARDALVAAIPVGRIGVPHDIWLGVKFIVECDYFNGRVVDIDGGLHM; via the coding sequence ATGAAGCTCGAAGACCTCAAGATCATCATCACCGGCGCCGGCGGCGGCATGGGCGCCTACTTCGCCAAGCAGATCGCGCTGGCCGGCGGCCAGGTCGCGGCCGGCGACGTCAACGAGGAGGGACTCGCGGCGCTCGCCGCCGAAACCGCGGACGCCCCCGGCACGGTCCACACCCGCCGGCTCGACGTGGTGAGCGAGGCCGACACCGAGGCGTTCACCGACTGGGCCGCCGACAAGATGGGCGGACTCAACGGCGTGATCTCGAACGCCGGCATCCTGCGCGACGGCCTGCTGGTCAAAAAGGACCGCAAGACCGGCGAGATCATCAAGATGTCGCGCGACAACTGGCAAGCGGTCATCGACGTCAACCTCACCGGCGCAACCTGGATCGTCCGCGACGCCGTCGCCAAGATGGTCGCGCTCGGCAACGGCGGCGTCGTGATCAACATGTCGTCGCTCGCGCGCCACGGCAACCGCGGCCAGTCGAACTACGTCGCCGCCAAGGCGGCGCTCGCGGCCAACACGGTGACGTGGGCGCGCGAGTTCGCGCCGTTCGGCATCCGCGTCGGCGCGATCGCGCCCGGCATGGTCGAGACGCCGATGACGCGCGGCATGAACCAGAAGGCGCGCGACGCGCTCGTCGCGGCGATCCCGGTCGGCCGCATCGGCGTGCCGCACGACATCTGGCTCGGCGTCAAGTTCATCGTCGAGTGCGACTACTTCAACGGCCGCGTCGTCGACATCGACGGCGGCCTGCACATGTAG
- a CDS encoding alpha/beta fold hydrolase, producing MLAPSTSAWGAFGRPALAPTPRAAVLREGSATLYRFDAPAGAPAAPRTPVLIVPSLINRWYVVDLRRGASLVEGLLAAGLDVWCYDWGVPHDEDRYLDWDAVLRRLARAVRRVSRDTGAERVALLGYCMGATVAGIYAALHSDSVAAFVNLLGPFDFRAGGALARAVDARWFDADAVADAGNVSPQQMQSGFVMLRPTQQVAKWVGLADRAHDEAAVDAFVALETWASDNIPFPAAAYRTYIRELYQQNGLVTGTHRALGRRVDLAALRCPILAVVAERDTICPPDAATALCALAGSADTDVLRVPGGHVGAVVGSRARERLYPHIARWLRQRLT from the coding sequence GTGCTCGCCCCGTCGACGTCTGCGTGGGGCGCCTTCGGGCGCCCCGCGCTCGCGCCGACTCCCCGCGCCGCCGTGCTGCGCGAGGGTTCGGCCACGCTGTACCGTTTCGACGCCCCCGCCGGCGCCCCGGCGGCACCGCGCACGCCGGTGCTGATCGTGCCGTCGCTCATCAACCGCTGGTACGTCGTCGACCTGCGCCGCGGCGCGAGCCTCGTCGAAGGGCTGCTCGCGGCCGGCCTCGACGTGTGGTGCTACGACTGGGGCGTCCCTCACGACGAGGACCGCTACCTCGACTGGGACGCCGTGCTCCGCCGGCTGGCCCGCGCCGTGCGCCGCGTATCGCGCGACACCGGCGCCGAACGCGTCGCGCTGCTCGGCTACTGCATGGGCGCGACGGTCGCCGGCATCTACGCCGCGCTCCACTCCGACTCGGTCGCGGCGTTCGTCAACCTGCTCGGCCCGTTCGACTTTCGCGCCGGCGGCGCGCTGGCGCGGGCGGTCGATGCGCGCTGGTTCGACGCCGACGCCGTCGCCGACGCGGGCAACGTGTCACCGCAGCAGATGCAAAGCGGCTTCGTGATGCTGCGGCCGACCCAGCAGGTCGCCAAGTGGGTCGGCCTGGCCGACCGCGCCCACGACGAGGCCGCCGTCGACGCGTTCGTCGCGCTCGAGACGTGGGCGAGCGACAACATTCCGTTTCCGGCCGCCGCGTATCGCACGTACATCCGCGAGCTGTACCAGCAAAACGGCCTCGTCACCGGCACGCACCGCGCGCTCGGCCGCCGCGTCGACCTCGCCGCGCTTCGCTGCCCGATCCTCGCGGTCGTCGCGGAGCGCGACACGATCTGCCCGCCGGACGCGGCGACCGCGCTGTGCGCGCTGGCCGGTTCGGCCGACACGGACGTGCTGCGGGTGCCGGGCGGCCACGTCGGCGCGGTCGTCGGCAGCCGCGCGCGCGAGCGCCTGTATCCGCACATCGCCCGGTGGTTGCGCCAGCGACTCACCTGA